From a region of the Agrobacterium larrymoorei genome:
- a CDS encoding DJ-1/PfpI/YhbO family deglycase/protease yields MTAINSAKIVILATDGYERSELRVPYDELKRKGADVKIASIKDGEIKSWDEKNWGDSIKVDLLAKDVRIEDFDALVLPGGQINPDVLRTDEEAMRVVKEFVKSGKIVAAICHAPWLLVEADAVRGREVTSYGSIKTDVKNAGGIWKDEKVVCDKGIVTSRNPDDLEAFVAKIVEEVEEGRHERQAA; encoded by the coding sequence ATGACGGCTATCAACTCTGCAAAAATCGTTATTCTTGCGACAGACGGTTATGAACGCTCCGAACTTCGTGTTCCTTATGATGAGCTGAAGCGTAAAGGCGCGGACGTAAAGATCGCTTCCATCAAGGATGGAGAGATCAAGAGCTGGGACGAAAAGAACTGGGGCGACTCGATCAAGGTCGATCTTTTGGCCAAGGATGTGCGGATCGAAGATTTCGATGCGCTGGTGCTTCCCGGCGGCCAGATCAACCCGGATGTGCTGAGAACCGATGAAGAGGCAATGCGCGTCGTCAAGGAATTCGTCAAATCCGGCAAGATCGTCGCCGCAATCTGTCATGCTCCATGGCTTCTGGTCGAGGCCGATGCGGTCCGCGGTCGCGAAGTAACGTCCTACGGCTCGATCAAGACCGACGTGAAAAACGCCGGTGGCATCTGGAAGGATGAGAAGGTCGTTTGCGATAAGGGCATCGTTACATCGCGTAACCCGGATGATCTGGAAGCCTTCGTCGCGAAGATTGTTGAGGAAGTAGAAGAAGGTCGCCACGAGCGTCAGGCTGCCTGA
- a CDS encoding 3-carboxy-cis,cis-muconate cycloisomerase: protein MSITPFQHPYLSGLFGDEELAALFSAEADIEAMLRFEIALAEAEAALGVITGEAAGAIRSGIENAVLDHSALRDGVAKDGVIVPELVRQLRAAVTGEAAAKVHFGATSQDVIDTSLILRLKSAMGLLKSRTTQIIQLLEQLKARDAARSMMGYTRMQAAIPIKAGERIDSWLLPIKRHQQRLEQLEQHGFPLQFGGAAGTLEKLGDKGASVRAKLAEKLGLSDTPQWQSQRDYLAEIGNLVSMITGTLGKFGQDIALLAEIGDDIRMSGGGGSSAMPHKQNPVAAETLVTLARFNATQLSALHNSMVHEQERSGAAWMLEWLILPQMIMATGVSLLTAKRLMGQIEALGR from the coding sequence ATGAGCATCACCCCTTTTCAGCATCCCTATCTGAGCGGCCTTTTTGGCGATGAAGAGCTGGCCGCCCTTTTTTCAGCCGAAGCGGATATCGAAGCCATGCTGCGCTTTGAAATCGCTCTGGCTGAAGCGGAAGCGGCATTAGGGGTGATTACGGGGGAGGCGGCGGGTGCGATCAGGAGCGGCATTGAAAATGCCGTGCTTGATCATTCCGCGCTTCGGGATGGTGTGGCTAAAGACGGCGTGATTGTGCCGGAACTGGTTCGGCAATTGCGCGCTGCGGTGACGGGAGAGGCTGCGGCGAAAGTTCACTTCGGCGCAACGAGCCAGGATGTCATCGACACCAGCCTCATACTGCGGCTGAAGAGTGCAATGGGGCTTCTCAAATCCCGTACCACGCAGATCATCCAGTTGCTTGAGCAGTTAAAGGCACGAGATGCTGCCAGGTCGATGATGGGCTATACCAGAATGCAAGCCGCGATCCCGATCAAGGCAGGCGAACGTATCGACAGTTGGCTTCTGCCCATCAAGCGGCATCAACAGCGATTGGAGCAGCTGGAACAGCATGGATTCCCACTCCAATTCGGCGGGGCCGCTGGCACCTTGGAAAAACTGGGTGACAAGGGTGCTTCGGTCAGAGCGAAGCTCGCTGAAAAACTAGGTCTCTCCGATACGCCGCAATGGCAAAGCCAGAGGGATTATCTGGCGGAGATTGGCAATCTGGTTTCGATGATTACGGGGACGCTCGGCAAATTCGGTCAGGACATCGCGTTGCTGGCTGAGATTGGCGACGATATCCGCATGTCCGGCGGTGGTGGGTCTTCCGCCATGCCGCACAAGCAAAATCCTGTGGCTGCCGAAACGCTGGTCACGCTTGCCCGCTTCAACGCAACCCAGCTTTCCGCCCTTCACAATTCCATGGTTCATGAGCAGGAGCGCTCAGGTGCGGCATGGATGCTGGAATGGCTGATCTTGCCGCAAATGATCATGGCGACGGGTGTTTCCCTTCTAACCGCGAAACGGCTTATGGGGCAGATTGAAGCGCTTGGGCGCTGA
- the pcaG gene encoding protocatechuate 3,4-dioxygenase subunit alpha translates to MSQSLDYLKESASQTAGPYVHIGCTPNFVGIHGVFAEDLGSGALYEEGVKGEKITIRGTVYDGGGNALKDALVEIWQADAEGLYNSPSETRGDADPKFFGWGRSPGDMDTGEFVFHTIKPGKVPFKAGVLMAPHVTFWIVARGINIGLHTRMYFPEEQDANATDPILARVEHKVRLATLIATKEEGSNYRFDIHLQGENETVFFDI, encoded by the coding sequence ATGTCCCAATCGCTCGATTACCTGAAGGAAAGCGCGTCTCAGACCGCTGGTCCTTACGTCCACATCGGCTGCACACCCAATTTCGTCGGTATCCACGGCGTCTTTGCGGAAGATCTCGGTTCCGGCGCACTTTATGAAGAGGGCGTGAAGGGTGAGAAGATCACCATTCGTGGCACGGTTTACGACGGCGGCGGCAACGCGTTGAAGGATGCTCTCGTTGAAATCTGGCAGGCGGATGCGGAGGGGCTTTATAATAGCCCGAGCGAAACGCGAGGTGATGCCGATCCCAAATTCTTCGGCTGGGGCCGTTCGCCGGGAGATATGGATACGGGCGAATTCGTGTTCCACACCATCAAGCCCGGCAAGGTTCCGTTCAAGGCGGGTGTCTTGATGGCGCCACACGTCACCTTCTGGATCGTTGCGCGCGGCATCAATATCGGGCTCCATACCCGCATGTATTTTCCTGAAGAGCAGGATGCCAATGCAACCGATCCCATCCTCGCGCGGGTGGAACACAAGGTTCGGCTGGCAACACTGATCGCGACCAAGGAAGAGGGGAGCAATTATCGTTTCGATATTCACCTGCAAGGTGAGAACGAAACGGTCTTTTTCGATATTTGA
- the pcaH gene encoding protocatechuate 3,4-dioxygenase subunit beta → MTNKPPETGPFFARDRSIHPPAFAPGYKTSVLRSPQRALISLEGTKSEITGPVFGHGMLNPLDNDLILNYARPGEMPIGPRILVHGRVLDERGKGVEGALVEFWQANAGGRYRHKKETYLAAVDPNFGGVGRTITDENGYYWFKTIQPGAYPWPNGVNDWRPAHIHFSVFGHGFSQRLITQMYFEGDPMIWMCPIVKTIPDKGAIERLVAALDMNSTIPMDMRAYKFDIVLRGRRSTLFENRMEGN, encoded by the coding sequence ATGACGAACAAGCCGCCCGAAACCGGTCCCTTTTTTGCCAGAGATCGCAGCATTCATCCGCCGGCTTTTGCGCCCGGCTACAAGACGTCGGTTCTGCGTTCACCGCAGCGGGCATTGATTTCGCTGGAAGGAACGAAGAGCGAGATTACCGGCCCGGTCTTCGGGCACGGCATGTTGAACCCGCTCGATAACGATCTCATCCTCAATTATGCGCGGCCCGGCGAAATGCCCATCGGCCCACGCATCCTCGTACACGGGCGGGTGCTGGATGAGCGCGGAAAGGGAGTGGAAGGGGCGCTGGTGGAATTCTGGCAGGCGAATGCCGGTGGTCGGTATCGCCACAAGAAGGAAACCTATCTCGCGGCAGTCGATCCGAATTTCGGCGGGGTGGGGCGCACCATTACGGATGAGAACGGCTATTACTGGTTCAAGACCATCCAGCCGGGCGCCTATCCCTGGCCGAATGGCGTCAATGACTGGCGGCCCGCGCATATTCATTTCTCGGTTTTCGGCCACGGCTTTTCGCAGCGGCTGATTACGCAGATGTATTTCGAGGGCGATCCGATGATCTGGATGTGTCCCATCGTCAAAACCATTCCAGACAAGGGTGCCATCGAGCGTCTCGTCGCTGCTCTCGACATGAACTCGACCATTCCGATGGATATGCGCGCCTACAAATTCGATATCGTTCTGCGCGGTCGTCGCTCCACCCTGTTCGAGAACCGCATGGAGGGGAACTGA
- the pcaC gene encoding 4-carboxymuconolactone decarboxylase, with protein MADENQKMDRFETGMRTRREVLGNAHVDRAQAASTPFDQPFQRLITESAWGTVWSGSQWTKRERSMVTIALLAALGHDEEVAMHVRATANTGATEEDIREALMHVAIYAGVPAANHAFKIAKSALAEMRTAHSPEEEKK; from the coding sequence TTGGCTGATGAAAACCAGAAGATGGATCGCTTCGAAACCGGCATGAGGACGCGCCGTGAGGTTTTGGGCAATGCCCATGTGGATCGCGCCCAGGCGGCCTCCACGCCATTCGATCAGCCGTTTCAGCGCCTCATCACCGAATCCGCATGGGGCACGGTCTGGTCTGGCTCGCAATGGACCAAGCGGGAGCGTTCCATGGTCACCATCGCGCTGCTGGCCGCACTCGGCCATGATGAAGAGGTGGCCATGCATGTGCGCGCGACGGCCAATACGGGCGCCACGGAGGAAGACATTCGCGAAGCACTGATGCATGTTGCAATTTATGCCGGGGTGCCTGCTGCGAACCACGCATTCAAGATTGCGAAAAGCGCGCTTGCAGAAATGCGCACCGCTCATTCGCCTGAGGAGGAGAAGAAATGA
- the pcaD gene encoding 3-oxoadipate enol-lactonase: MQFLPVGNCTIHYRAIGLDSDKPVIVFINSLGTDFRIWEFVMQALGDDYAYVLHDKRGHGLSEVGTTHTIEAHADDLAALLDHLSVRHAIIWGLSVGGLIAQSLYAKRRDLVRALVLSNTAHKIGSADMWNERIGKIEREGLAPLIEPVMERWFTPAFRTPDNLLYAGARTMLARQDARGYAATCAAIRDADFTGAAGRIAVPTLCVAGDGDGSTPPDLVRELAALIPNSQFAIVEACGHIPCLEQPEAYAATVRSFLKTLPEGSSLG; the protein is encoded by the coding sequence ATGCAATTTCTGCCAGTAGGCAACTGCACCATTCATTACCGCGCCATCGGTCTCGACAGCGACAAGCCCGTCATTGTCTTCATCAATTCACTGGGTACGGATTTCCGTATCTGGGAGTTTGTGATGCAGGCGCTGGGTGATGACTATGCATATGTGCTTCACGACAAGCGCGGGCATGGGCTGTCGGAGGTCGGAACCACTCATACTATAGAAGCCCATGCCGATGATCTGGCGGCATTGCTGGATCATCTTTCCGTTCGGCACGCCATCATCTGGGGCCTGTCGGTCGGTGGGCTTATTGCGCAGAGCCTTTATGCGAAGCGGCGGGATTTGGTTCGAGCGCTTGTTCTCAGCAACACGGCTCACAAGATCGGCTCAGCCGACATGTGGAACGAGCGGATCGGCAAGATCGAGCGCGAAGGTCTCGCGCCGTTAATTGAGCCCGTCATGGAGCGCTGGTTCACACCGGCCTTCCGCACACCGGATAATCTTCTTTATGCTGGTGCCCGAACCATGTTGGCGCGGCAGGATGCGCGTGGCTATGCGGCAACCTGTGCAGCCATTCGAGATGCGGATTTCACCGGAGCGGCTGGCCGAATCGCCGTGCCGACGCTTTGTGTCGCAGGCGATGGTGATGGATCCACACCGCCCGATCTTGTCCGTGAACTTGCGGCACTCATCCCGAACAGCCAGTTCGCAATCGTGGAAGCCTGTGGCCACATTCCCTGTCTGGAGCAGCCCGAAGCCTATGCGGCAACCGTTCGCTCTTTCCTGAAAACCTTGCCGGAGGGGTCTAGCCTTGGCTGA
- the pcaQ gene encoding pca operon transcription factor PcaQ, producing MIDARIKFRHFQTFLEVARRKSVVRAAEILNVSQPAVTKTIRELEEVLGVTLFERDGRGIKLSRYGEVFLKHAGATMMALRQAVDSVSLDPARTGTPIRIGALPTVSVRIMPDAMSAFLGENTNSTVKIVTGENAVLLEQLRIGDLDLVVGRLAAPDKMTGFSFEHLYSEKVRFVVRAGHPLLDFGGSAFERLHEFPVLTPTRNSVIGPVVDQYLLAHGVPPLPVRIETVSDAFGRAFVRSSDAIWIISEGVVAADIEDGTLATLPLDTSDTSGPVGLTMRADIQPSLPLLLLMQTIRETAQRLSAAPV from the coding sequence ATGATCGACGCCCGGATCAAGTTTCGGCACTTTCAGACATTTCTCGAAGTCGCACGCCGGAAAAGTGTCGTTCGCGCTGCCGAGATTCTCAACGTCAGCCAGCCCGCCGTTACGAAGACCATCCGTGAGCTAGAAGAGGTGCTCGGCGTCACGCTGTTCGAGCGGGACGGTCGCGGCATCAAACTCAGCCGATATGGTGAGGTGTTCCTGAAGCACGCGGGCGCAACGATGATGGCGTTGCGGCAGGCAGTCGATTCCGTGTCGCTGGACCCGGCAAGAACCGGAACGCCGATCCGGATCGGCGCTCTGCCCACGGTCTCAGTCCGTATCATGCCGGATGCGATGTCGGCCTTTCTCGGCGAAAACACCAACAGCACCGTCAAGATCGTGACGGGCGAGAATGCTGTTCTTTTGGAGCAACTGCGCATCGGCGATCTCGATCTCGTCGTTGGGCGTCTTGCAGCACCTGACAAGATGACCGGCTTTTCCTTCGAGCATCTCTATTCGGAAAAAGTGCGCTTCGTGGTCCGCGCCGGTCATCCACTGCTCGATTTCGGCGGTTCGGCTTTCGAGCGACTGCATGAGTTTCCGGTGCTGACGCCGACTCGCAATTCGGTCATCGGGCCCGTGGTCGACCAATATCTCCTTGCCCACGGCGTACCGCCGCTGCCCGTTCGTATCGAAACCGTGTCCGATGCTTTCGGGAGAGCCTTCGTCAGAAGCAGTGATGCCATCTGGATCATTTCCGAAGGGGTGGTGGCAGCGGATATCGAGGACGGAACGCTTGCGACGCTTCCCCTCGATACGAGCGACACCAGCGGCCCGGTTGGGCTCACGATGAGAGCGGATATCCAGCCATCGCTACCGCTA